A region of Pyxidicoccus parkwaysis DNA encodes the following proteins:
- a CDS encoding IPT/TIG domain-containing protein: MLCLLPALSACGDSPRPPGTTVDAGITDAGTVAEDAGTDAGSQTDAGPAPTLLSSLPARGESGGGTWVRVTGSGFIQGVATTPTEAARRTVLKLGEREVRDFQLINDTSLDLRTPPGTPGPTNISLENPRGTARCEACFTYFESFDLRDLAPATGALSGGNTVALVGTGFPSEVQVLFGGTASPAITQVSSNELRVIVPRASSAGPVDVRVQGQGSGGVLRRAYRYLDDPRITDVTPLTGPQSGGTQVVLMGRGFEGTTAVRFGNTPAPLFQVDSPFQLTATTPPGPSAAATNVTVVTPHGTWTSRNAFTYEDATPAGLTLHGVFPHVGTRADGTVTLTGSGLDAAGLAVSFGGQAVTLVTATPTTATVTVPARASLPRIVTVSVTAGAASASLSNGYTFQLALSQVTPDTGPATGGTPVTVEGTFIPPDAVVRVGALEATAVSTPTQEQLRFTTPPGGAGAHALLVFSASDPENEVLLPDAYTYEAPLTLAQVEPARGAIAGGTRVTVRGTGFGAGTTVTFAGEPATDVQVVDGHTLTCRTPPSRVQAPAEVSVTRGAIRASLSEAFTYFDPRGPGGLSGGPLTGTLNVTVLDTSSGAYGRPVEGARVLLGTDAATPLQGLTDARGQLTLSDPGMVGAQVATAFKDGYDAVTVAGIRAENLTVYLRKLTSDSNPGNPPDLPPATIVGRVRGFKPPRPLAPNEVLEARVFVAQPSPTSGPPFVGPGDRRADTWRVRAEGGTFQVHTQPGLRAVYAVLGVLKDEVNFEPYLLGVRRGIAASSTRVAEGQDVVLDMHLDVAAPLTVDGPITVSGQPAQHQVYAWLDLGAEGLVPHPHNWGTGTRFFSTIEGPGPRLTFPGLPRVDGTSLLFLDLLRGTTTYPQSLLYHRQPGDPTQGMTLGPLLPLPIFTEPPSGQRFVGDVAWSTNISAPVPDVQRLTLTAVGEGTGIRWTAILPGGATHVTLPQPALEVLRAGLPANTRLRADLSTARVPRFDYAQWTYDTLSPATWTAYVLGRSEVFDP, encoded by the coding sequence CCTGCCTGCGCTATCAGCCTGCGGTGACAGCCCGCGTCCGCCAGGAACCACCGTCGACGCTGGCATCACCGACGCGGGAACGGTGGCTGAAGACGCAGGCACTGATGCGGGCTCGCAGACGGACGCGGGCCCGGCACCCACGCTCCTCTCGTCGCTGCCAGCACGAGGCGAGAGCGGAGGCGGCACCTGGGTTCGCGTGACAGGCAGCGGCTTCATCCAGGGCGTGGCCACGACCCCCACGGAGGCCGCCCGTCGCACGGTGCTCAAGTTAGGCGAGCGTGAGGTGCGCGACTTCCAGCTCATCAACGACACCTCGCTCGACCTCCGCACGCCGCCGGGAACACCGGGGCCCACAAACATCTCCCTGGAGAACCCACGAGGCACGGCCCGCTGTGAGGCCTGCTTCACGTACTTCGAGTCCTTCGACCTGCGAGACCTCGCCCCCGCGACAGGCGCACTCTCCGGCGGCAACACGGTGGCACTGGTGGGCACGGGCTTCCCATCAGAGGTCCAGGTCCTCTTCGGGGGTACAGCCAGTCCCGCCATCACGCAAGTCTCCTCCAACGAGCTCCGCGTCATCGTCCCCCGAGCCTCGAGCGCCGGCCCCGTGGACGTGCGAGTCCAGGGGCAGGGGAGCGGAGGCGTACTGCGGCGCGCGTATCGCTACCTCGACGACCCGCGAATCACGGACGTCACGCCGCTCACCGGCCCGCAATCCGGAGGCACGCAGGTGGTGCTCATGGGCAGGGGCTTCGAGGGCACGACCGCAGTCCGCTTCGGAAACACACCCGCTCCGCTGTTCCAGGTGGACTCACCGTTCCAACTCACGGCGACCACGCCCCCGGGCCCGAGCGCGGCAGCCACGAATGTCACGGTCGTCACGCCACATGGCACCTGGACCTCCCGCAATGCCTTCACCTACGAGGACGCCACTCCAGCAGGCCTCACCCTGCACGGAGTCTTCCCCCACGTCGGCACGAGAGCGGACGGCACGGTAACGCTCACGGGGAGCGGGCTCGACGCGGCCGGGCTCGCGGTGTCCTTCGGAGGCCAGGCCGTAACACTCGTCACAGCCACACCGACCACGGCCACCGTCACCGTGCCCGCGCGAGCATCCCTGCCACGCATCGTCACCGTGAGCGTCACGGCCGGCGCCGCGAGTGCCAGCCTCTCGAATGGCTACACCTTCCAGCTCGCGCTCTCCCAGGTGACACCTGATACGGGCCCCGCTACCGGTGGCACGCCGGTGACGGTGGAAGGAACGTTCATTCCACCGGACGCGGTGGTGCGGGTGGGGGCGCTCGAAGCCACGGCCGTGTCCACGCCGACGCAGGAACAACTGCGCTTCACGACACCGCCAGGGGGCGCGGGTGCGCACGCGCTCCTCGTCTTCTCCGCGAGCGACCCGGAGAACGAAGTCCTCCTACCGGACGCATACACATACGAAGCACCGCTCACCCTCGCCCAGGTGGAGCCCGCCCGAGGCGCCATCGCAGGCGGCACCCGAGTCACGGTGAGAGGCACTGGCTTCGGAGCCGGCACCACCGTCACCTTCGCAGGCGAGCCTGCTACGGACGTGCAGGTGGTGGACGGCCACACGCTGACCTGCCGCACGCCGCCCTCGCGAGTGCAGGCCCCGGCGGAGGTGTCCGTCACGCGAGGCGCAATCCGTGCCTCCCTCTCCGAAGCCTTCACCTACTTCGACCCGAGAGGACCGGGAGGACTCTCCGGTGGCCCACTCACGGGGACGTTGAACGTCACGGTGCTCGACACGTCATCCGGGGCATACGGACGGCCCGTCGAGGGAGCACGGGTGCTGCTCGGCACTGACGCGGCGACACCGCTCCAGGGACTCACGGATGCACGAGGGCAGCTCACGCTCTCGGACCCGGGGATGGTGGGCGCGCAGGTCGCCACGGCCTTCAAGGACGGCTACGACGCGGTGACGGTGGCGGGCATCCGCGCGGAGAACCTGACGGTGTACCTGCGCAAGCTCACGAGCGACTCCAACCCGGGCAACCCACCCGACCTCCCTCCGGCCACCATCGTCGGCCGGGTGAGAGGCTTCAAGCCGCCAAGGCCCCTCGCACCCAACGAGGTGCTGGAAGCCCGCGTCTTCGTCGCGCAGCCGAGCCCCACCTCGGGCCCGCCCTTCGTTGGGCCGGGAGACCGGCGCGCGGACACATGGCGCGTACGAGCGGAAGGCGGCACGTTCCAGGTCCACACCCAGCCCGGCCTGCGCGCGGTGTACGCGGTGCTCGGAGTGCTGAAGGACGAAGTGAACTTCGAGCCCTACCTGCTCGGAGTCCGCCGAGGCATCGCGGCCTCCTCCACGCGAGTCGCGGAGGGGCAGGACGTGGTGCTCGACATGCATCTCGACGTCGCCGCGCCGCTCACGGTGGACGGCCCCATCACCGTCTCGGGACAGCCCGCGCAGCATCAGGTGTACGCATGGCTGGACCTGGGCGCGGAGGGACTGGTGCCGCACCCGCACAACTGGGGCACGGGCACACGCTTCTTCTCCACCATCGAAGGCCCGGGGCCACGGCTCACCTTCCCCGGCCTGCCACGCGTGGACGGAACGAGCCTCCTGTTCCTCGACCTGCTGCGAGGCACCACCACGTATCCGCAGAGTCTGCTCTACCACCGCCAGCCGGGAGACCCCACGCAGGGCATGACCCTCGGGCCCTTGCTGCCGTTGCCAATCTTCACCGAGCCGCCCTCTGGCCAGCGCTTCGTAGGAGACGTGGCGTGGAGCACGAACATCTCCGCTCCAGTGCCCGACGTGCAGCGGCTCACCCTCACCGCGGTGGGCGAAGGCACTGGCATCCGCTGGACGGCCATCCTCCCGGGAGGAGCAACGCACGTGACGCTCCCGCAGCCCGCGCTGGAGGTTCTCCGCGCCGGACTGCCCGCGAACACGCGCCTGCGCGCGGACCTGTCCACGGCGCGCGTGCCTCGCTTCGACTACGCGCAGTGGACCTACGACACGCTCTCGCCCGCGACGTGGACGGCCTATGTGCTCGGACGCTCGGAGGTCTTCGACCCGTGA
- a CDS encoding SDR family oxidoreductase — protein sequence MGTAFVTGAGVRIGSAVARALGRAGYDLALHANRSLDSLESLAEELRGLGRRVTLHAGDLSNPDAVDVLGAQVREACPALDVVVHNAGLFERVDFASVTRAQYRRMLGVNLDAPYFLTQALLPSLRAGKDPLVVHLTDIGGERPVSHYSHYSVSKAGLIMLTRALAVELAPHVRVNAVSPGTVAFPEDFDAAAREAVLKRIPMGREGSVEDIARTIVFLAREAPYITGQVIAVDGGRSAQL from the coding sequence ATGGGTACGGCATTCGTCACGGGAGCCGGCGTTCGCATCGGCAGCGCGGTGGCCCGCGCGCTCGGCCGCGCCGGTTATGACCTGGCGCTCCACGCGAACCGCTCGCTCGACTCACTGGAGTCGCTGGCGGAGGAACTGCGAGGGCTCGGCCGCCGCGTCACCCTTCACGCGGGCGACCTGAGCAATCCGGATGCAGTGGATGTGCTGGGCGCGCAGGTGCGCGAGGCCTGTCCCGCGCTGGACGTGGTGGTCCACAACGCGGGCCTCTTCGAGCGCGTGGACTTCGCCTCCGTCACCCGAGCGCAATACCGCCGGATGCTGGGCGTCAACCTGGACGCGCCCTACTTCCTCACGCAGGCGCTGTTGCCGTCGCTGCGCGCGGGGAAGGACCCACTGGTGGTGCACCTCACGGACATCGGCGGCGAGCGGCCGGTGAGTCACTACTCGCATTACTCGGTGAGCAAGGCGGGGCTCATCATGCTGACGCGCGCGCTCGCGGTGGAGCTGGCACCGCACGTGCGCGTCAACGCCGTGTCTCCCGGTACGGTGGCCTTCCCGGAGGACTTCGACGCGGCGGCGCGCGAGGCGGTGCTGAAGCGGATTCCCATGGGGCGCGAGGGCAGCGTCGAGGACATCGCCCGCACCATCGTCTTCCTCGCCCGCGAGGCGCCGTACATCACCGGGCAGGTCATCGCCGTGGATGGCGGCAGGAGCGCACAGCTATGA
- a CDS encoding dihydroneopterin aldolase, with amino-acid sequence MNGEPPFHPPVVTTPQGRPLDVIELRGLTVDCIVGVFNRERFAAQPLRLDVALFLDTRSAAAGGKLANTVNYGRLTGELRFLLEACRFELLESAAEAVCRYVLAPPTTDVPRAQVQAATVRVTKPQALGGMAVPSLQIHRTADEMEYAREDKPFGRVDIIHEGAGYGVYRLRVKPGGTIPTHVHRQMEESELVLGPGLLLQGRPVERGMAFDWPRGFPHRYDNPTATEQTVLCVDRPRFIPTDEVETEPPAEGLAPVTGFSYYPLEAPVAPGSPAERSP; translated from the coding sequence ATGAACGGAGAGCCTCCCTTCCATCCTCCCGTCGTCACGACGCCGCAGGGCCGGCCGCTGGACGTCATCGAGCTGCGGGGCCTCACGGTGGACTGCATCGTGGGCGTCTTCAACCGCGAGCGCTTCGCGGCGCAGCCACTGCGGCTGGACGTGGCTCTCTTCCTGGACACGCGCAGCGCGGCGGCGGGCGGGAAGTTGGCGAACACGGTGAACTACGGCCGGCTCACCGGAGAGCTGCGCTTTCTCCTCGAAGCGTGCCGCTTCGAGTTGCTGGAGTCCGCGGCGGAGGCCGTGTGCCGCTACGTGCTGGCACCTCCGACGACGGACGTGCCGAGAGCCCAGGTACAGGCGGCCACGGTGAGAGTCACCAAGCCCCAGGCGCTGGGAGGCATGGCGGTGCCGTCGCTGCAGATTCACCGCACCGCCGATGAGATGGAGTACGCGCGCGAGGACAAGCCCTTCGGCCGTGTGGACATCATCCACGAGGGCGCGGGCTACGGCGTGTACCGCCTGCGCGTGAAGCCGGGAGGCACCATCCCCACGCACGTGCACCGGCAGATGGAGGAGAGCGAGCTGGTGCTCGGCCCCGGGCTGCTGCTGCAAGGCAGGCCGGTGGAGCGAGGCATGGCCTTCGACTGGCCGCGAGGCTTCCCGCACCGCTACGACAACCCGACGGCCACGGAGCAGACGGTGCTCTGCGTGGACCGGCCGCGCTTCATTCCCACGGACGAGGTGGAGACGGAGCCTCCCGCCGAGGGACTCGCGCCCGTGACGGGCTTCTCCTATTACCCGCTCGAAGCACCCGTGGCGCCGGGCTCACCGGCGGAGCGCAGCCCGTGA
- a CDS encoding SDR family NAD(P)-dependent oxidoreductase, whose translation MSAIGTRKVLVTGGGTGIGRAVAEALLRGGGQVVVTGRRAEVLDSLAREWPGKAFALPCDLASPEARDGLLRRAAALLGGLDGFVHSAGQVVHQPPGHIGEDALRAQLEVNLVAPLRLGEQALEVLEPGGAQVFVASTLATRPVLTSAVYSAAKAGLLQVMKVLALAGAARSVRASAVLPGVVETDMTREVRLAPGEGPLSPSEHARRQEAQLAGLRALHPLGRLGHPEEVGEAVRYLLGASWLTGSELVLDGGLLLRE comes from the coding sequence GTGAGTGCCATCGGCACGAGGAAGGTGCTCGTCACTGGAGGAGGCACGGGCATCGGCCGCGCGGTGGCGGAGGCGCTGCTGCGCGGCGGTGGCCAGGTGGTGGTGACGGGCCGGCGCGCGGAGGTTCTGGACTCGCTCGCACGTGAGTGGCCGGGGAAGGCCTTCGCCCTGCCGTGTGACCTCGCCTCCCCGGAGGCCCGTGACGGTCTGCTGCGCCGGGCCGCCGCGCTGCTGGGCGGGCTGGACGGCTTCGTTCACAGCGCCGGTCAGGTGGTGCACCAGCCCCCGGGCCACATCGGCGAGGACGCCCTGCGCGCGCAGCTCGAGGTCAACCTCGTGGCGCCGCTGCGGCTCGGAGAGCAGGCACTGGAAGTCCTGGAGCCCGGCGGCGCGCAGGTCTTCGTCGCCTCCACGCTGGCCACGCGGCCCGTCCTCACCAGCGCGGTGTACAGCGCGGCGAAGGCGGGACTGCTCCAGGTCATGAAGGTGCTGGCCCTCGCCGGCGCGGCCCGGAGCGTGCGCGCCAGCGCGGTGCTCCCGGGCGTGGTGGAGACGGACATGACGCGCGAGGTGCGCCTCGCCCCGGGTGAAGGTCCGCTGTCACCCTCCGAGCATGCCCGGAGGCAGGAGGCCCAGCTTGCGGGCCTGCGGGCGCTGCATCCGCTCGGCCGTCTGGGACACCCGGAGGAAGTGGGAGAAGCGGTGCGCTATCTCCTGGGTGCTTCCTGGCTCACCGGCTCCGAGCTGGTGTTGGACGGGGGACTACTGCTCCGGGAGTGA
- a CDS encoding queuosine precursor transporter: MILDRRIQLFVVLAAVFVISLVVGDIISVKLFEVNLGPITAVMSIGMLPFPVTFLLTDILNEFYGKKAARFITWVGFFMAIFSFLVIAIAVRVPWAPLTRAPDWQGAVESTFNNIFAGSQRILMASMVAYLIGQFSDIAIFNLLKRITRNKMLWLRATGSTLVSQLIDTVVVQFIAWSGLLSTSTIFNIIYTSYVVKLLVAVGLTPFIYLGHTFVERKLGIQPVVLGENGEPVEVPAPAASPESASRAA, from the coding sequence ATGATCCTCGACAGGCGGATTCAGCTCTTCGTGGTGCTGGCGGCGGTGTTCGTCATCTCGCTGGTGGTGGGCGACATCATCTCGGTGAAGCTGTTCGAGGTGAACCTGGGGCCCATCACGGCGGTGATGTCCATTGGCATGCTGCCGTTCCCCGTGACGTTCCTCCTCACGGACATCCTCAACGAGTTCTACGGGAAGAAGGCCGCCCGCTTCATCACCTGGGTGGGCTTCTTCATGGCCATCTTCTCCTTCCTCGTGATTGCCATCGCGGTGCGGGTGCCCTGGGCTCCGCTCACCCGCGCGCCGGACTGGCAGGGCGCCGTCGAGTCCACCTTCAACAACATCTTCGCCGGCTCGCAGCGCATCCTGATGGCGTCGATGGTCGCGTACCTCATCGGCCAGTTCTCCGACATCGCCATCTTCAACCTGCTCAAGCGCATCACCCGCAACAAGATGCTGTGGCTGCGCGCGACGGGCTCCACGTTGGTGTCGCAGCTCATCGACACGGTGGTGGTTCAGTTCATCGCGTGGTCGGGCCTGCTGTCCACCTCGACCATCTTCAACATCATCTACACGTCCTACGTGGTGAAGCTGCTGGTGGCGGTGGGCCTGACGCCGTTCATCTACCTGGGCCACACCTTCGTCGAGCGCAAGCTGGGAATCCAACCGGTGGTGCTCGGTGAGAATGGCGAGCCCGTGGAAGTGCCCGCGCCGGCCGCCTCGCCGGAGTCCGCGTCCCGCGCCGCCTGA
- a CDS encoding ATP-grasp domain-containing protein, translated as MLPRAFVQEEGQGRMEPEMRDLRDALVARGVPVELFTAKRLERRQLPLTRDTLVAGYVPSVLGALKQLGIEAPPTNDYPKCLAPFLHRRMWTSTVRQLTARLLDMSSPPVFAKPVGRRKRFTGHVFHTSGDMLFLERASASTPLVCSDVVTWLSESRVFVVRGSIVGIRHYAGDAAVSVDEATVREAVRMLEASGEATAGYGVDFGVLATGETALVEWNDGFSLGSYGLEREAYLELTVARWRELTGVGGSTYGPASAS; from the coding sequence ATGCTCCCGCGTGCCTTCGTCCAGGAAGAGGGCCAGGGGCGCATGGAGCCCGAGATGCGGGACCTCCGCGACGCACTCGTGGCGCGCGGAGTTCCGGTCGAGCTCTTCACCGCGAAGCGGCTGGAGCGGCGCCAGTTGCCGCTCACTCGCGACACGCTCGTCGCGGGCTATGTGCCCTCGGTGCTCGGTGCGCTGAAGCAGCTCGGCATCGAGGCGCCGCCGACGAATGACTATCCGAAGTGCCTGGCGCCCTTCCTCCACCGGAGGATGTGGACGAGCACGGTGCGTCAGCTCACCGCGCGGCTGTTGGACATGTCCTCGCCGCCCGTCTTCGCCAAGCCCGTGGGCCGCAGGAAGCGCTTCACCGGGCACGTGTTCCACACGTCCGGTGACATGCTTTTCCTGGAGCGGGCCTCCGCGAGCACGCCGCTGGTCTGCTCCGACGTCGTGACGTGGCTCAGCGAGTCGCGCGTCTTCGTCGTGCGAGGCTCCATCGTCGGCATCCGCCATTACGCGGGGGATGCGGCCGTCTCCGTGGACGAGGCCACCGTGCGCGAAGCCGTCCGGATGCTGGAGGCCTCGGGTGAAGCCACCGCCGGCTATGGCGTGGACTTCGGCGTGCTGGCCACCGGGGAGACGGCGTTGGTGGAATGGAATGACGGCTTCTCGCTCGGCTCGTATGGCCTGGAGCGGGAGGCCTACCTGGAGCTGACGGTGGCTCGCTGGCGCGAGCTGACCGGTGTCGGCGGCTCGACATACGGACCAGCCTCGGCCTCCTGA
- a CDS encoding alpha/beta fold hydrolase, producing MISTDAETAGAGVQVREGAIRLRDGRRLAFVESGDLNGLPVFFIHGNPGSRYMRHPDDRLTHGLGVRLITPDRPGYGLSDYQPGRTLLDFPDDLEQLANALKVGRFALFGVSAGGPYVAASAWKLGSRLTRAAIVCGASPLKRPGAMEGVNRDYRNAYSLAAWPEWLLHPLMAMHDRQVRANPDKALAGVLAHASPDDRAVLADPLIAAQVQGWRREATRHGVAGMRREAHILASPWNVPLEEIRCEVDLWYWEGDSIVPPQMGRYLASRIPRAVPHFFPGGGHFSVYSHWRDILAPLVHEGV from the coding sequence ATGATTTCCACCGACGCGGAGACAGCGGGAGCAGGAGTCCAGGTGCGCGAGGGCGCCATCCGTCTGAGGGACGGGCGGCGGCTCGCCTTCGTCGAGTCGGGTGATTTGAATGGCCTGCCGGTGTTCTTCATCCACGGCAACCCGGGCTCGCGCTACATGCGGCACCCGGATGACCGGCTCACGCACGGGCTGGGGGTGCGCCTCATCACTCCGGACCGGCCGGGCTACGGGCTGTCGGACTACCAGCCCGGGCGCACGCTGCTGGACTTCCCGGATGACCTCGAGCAGCTCGCCAATGCGCTGAAGGTGGGCCGCTTCGCCCTCTTCGGCGTGTCCGCGGGCGGGCCGTATGTCGCGGCCAGCGCGTGGAAGCTGGGCTCGCGGCTCACCCGCGCGGCCATCGTCTGCGGGGCGTCACCCCTGAAGCGGCCCGGGGCCATGGAGGGCGTGAATCGGGACTACCGCAACGCGTACTCGCTGGCGGCGTGGCCGGAGTGGCTGCTGCATCCGCTGATGGCCATGCATGACCGGCAGGTGCGCGCGAATCCGGACAAGGCGCTGGCCGGAGTCCTCGCGCACGCGTCGCCGGATGACCGCGCCGTGCTGGCGGACCCACTCATCGCCGCGCAGGTGCAGGGCTGGCGTCGAGAGGCCACGCGCCACGGCGTCGCGGGCATGCGGCGCGAGGCGCACATCCTCGCGTCGCCGTGGAACGTGCCGCTGGAGGAGATTCGCTGCGAGGTGGATCTCTGGTACTGGGAGGGAGACAGCATCGTCCCGCCGCAGATGGGGCGGTATCTGGCCTCGCGGATTCCTCGTGCCGTGCCGCACTTCTTCCCGGGTGGCGGGCACTTCTCCGTCTACTCGCACTGGAGGGACATCCTCGCGCCGCTGGTGCACGAGGGCGTCTGA